One stretch of Chryseobacterium fluminis DNA includes these proteins:
- a CDS encoding ATP-binding cassette domain-containing protein — MIEIKNISKTFHQKKQSFKALDDVSLTIEKGDIVGIIGFSGAGKSTLIRTVNLLEKPDYGQIIINGVDFTKLNSRQLAGERKRSE; from the coding sequence ATGATAGAAATAAAAAATATTTCAAAAACATTTCACCAGAAGAAACAGTCTTTTAAAGCACTGGACGATGTGAGCCTTACGATCGAAAAAGGTGATATTGTCGGAATTATAGGATTTTCCGGAGCCGGGAAAAGTACCCTGATCCGGACGGTGAATCTTCTAGAAAAACCGGATTATGGTCAGATTATAATTAACGGAGTTGATTTTACAAAATTAAATTCCAGGCAATTGGCCGGCGAGAGAAAAAGATCGGAATGA
- a CDS encoding methionine ABC transporter ATP-binding protein: MIFQHFNLLSSRTVSENIALPLELDRNNKADINRKVNELLKIVGLEDKAHDYPRSLSGGQKQRVAIARALANDPYLLLCDEATSALDPATTQSILQLLRDINQRLGITILLITHEMEVIKTVCNHVAVIDKGKLLAKGTLSEIISNKENPIIKQFLNSGVMTIPQELNKKLQKEPQEGLFPLIEVEVNEKISVEEVLSIVYDQYKIPYKILKADVEYLGESNFGKLLLQLQGEEEENQQAIYHFNQNKIQNTVRGYA, translated from the coding sequence ATGATTTTCCAGCATTTCAATCTGCTTTCTTCCAGAACGGTTTCTGAGAATATTGCCCTTCCCTTAGAACTGGATCGCAACAATAAAGCGGATATCAACAGAAAGGTCAATGAACTGTTGAAAATCGTTGGACTGGAAGACAAAGCCCATGATTATCCCAGAAGCCTGTCGGGCGGACAAAAACAAAGGGTTGCCATTGCAAGGGCCCTAGCCAATGATCCGTATCTCCTGCTTTGTGATGAAGCAACCAGCGCGCTGGATCCGGCTACAACGCAATCTATTTTGCAATTATTAAGGGATATCAACCAACGGCTGGGCATCACGATTCTGCTGATCACCCACGAAATGGAAGTCATCAAAACGGTATGCAACCACGTAGCCGTAATTGATAAAGGAAAACTATTAGCGAAAGGAACTTTAAGCGAGATCATCTCCAACAAAGAGAATCCGATTATCAAACAATTTTTAAACTCCGGGGTTATGACAATACCACAAGAACTGAATAAAAAACTACAGAAAGAGCCACAGGAAGGATTATTTCCCCTTATCGAGGTGGAAGTGAATGAAAAAATATCTGTTGAAGAAGTACTGTCGATCGTATATGATCAATATAAAATTCCGTATAAGATTCTGAAGGCGGATGTAGAATATCTGGGTGAATCCAATTTCGGGAAGCTTTTGTTACAGCTTCAGGGCGAGGAAGAAGAGAACCAGCAGGCCATCTATCATTTCAATCAGAATAAAATTCAAAATACGGTAAGAGGATATGCTTAG
- the metI gene encoding methionine ABC transporter permease MetI produces MLSDTVISLLSKGVWETVYMTFVSGFFGFVLGLPVGILLFLTRKDQLLENMIYNRILSVLVNIFRSIPFIILIVWMIPFTRSLVGTSIGMNAALVPLSVGAAPFIARLVENSLLEVPQGLIETSRALGASPFQIIRKVLLPEALPSLINNATITLITLVGYSAMGGAVGAGGLGQIGYQYGYIGYDALIMNLVLGLLVAIVFIIQFSGDRLAKRFDHR; encoded by the coding sequence ATGCTTAGTGATACAGTAATTTCTCTTTTATCAAAGGGAGTGTGGGAAACGGTTTACATGACGTTTGTTTCAGGATTTTTCGGTTTTGTGCTGGGATTGCCGGTCGGGATCTTATTATTTCTGACGAGAAAAGATCAGTTACTGGAAAATATGATATATAACAGAATTCTGTCTGTTCTGGTGAATATTTTCCGGTCTATTCCTTTTATTATCTTGATCGTGTGGATGATTCCTTTTACAAGAAGCCTTGTCGGCACATCCATCGGCATGAATGCCGCACTCGTTCCTTTGAGCGTAGGAGCCGCTCCCTTCATTGCCCGGCTTGTTGAAAACAGCCTGCTGGAAGTTCCCCAGGGACTTATTGAAACTTCGAGGGCGCTCGGAGCAAGTCCGTTTCAGATCATCCGGAAGGTTCTGCTGCCTGAGGCATTACCGTCACTCATCAATAATGCAACGATTACCTTAATCACCTTAGTCGGTTATTCTGCCATGGGTGGAGCAGTGGGAGCCGGCGGACTGGGACAGATCGGATATCAGTACGGTTATATCGGGTATGATGCACTGATTATGAATCTGGTTTTAGGACTGCTGGTAGCCATTGTGTTTATCATTCAGTTTTCCGGGGACCGGTTGGCCAAAAGATTTGATCACCGTTAA
- the metQ gene encoding methionine ABC transporter substrate-binding lipoprotein MetQ, translated as MKKIKILGLLTAGMLVFTACQSSKKDDPNFIKVGITSGPEQEIAETAKKVAKEKYNLDVELVAFNDYVVPNEALNNGDIDANAFQHVPYLNEQSKQRGYKLAVIGNTFVYPIVAYSKKIKNINELQNGSTVVIPNDPTNGGRSLLLLQKNGLLKLKDGIGLLPKVTDITDNPKQLKILEIEAPQLPRVLDDKEVVIAIINNNFAAQAGLDADKDGIFKEDKNSPYMNVVVARQDNKDTEKVKNFLKAYQSDEVMKKAAEIFKGGAVKGWN; from the coding sequence ATGAAAAAAATAAAGATTTTAGGTTTATTGACGGCAGGGATGTTAGTATTCACCGCTTGTCAGTCTTCAAAAAAGGATGATCCGAACTTTATAAAAGTAGGAATCACTTCCGGGCCGGAACAGGAAATTGCAGAGACGGCTAAAAAAGTAGCTAAAGAAAAATACAACCTTGATGTGGAACTGGTCGCTTTCAATGACTATGTTGTACCCAACGAAGCGCTGAATAACGGGGATATCGATGCCAATGCTTTTCAGCATGTTCCTTATCTGAACGAACAGTCAAAACAACGGGGCTATAAACTGGCTGTTATCGGGAATACTTTTGTCTATCCTATCGTAGCGTATTCAAAAAAGATAAAAAATATTAATGAACTTCAAAACGGAAGTACGGTGGTTATTCCGAATGATCCGACCAATGGAGGCCGATCTTTACTTCTTTTACAGAAAAACGGATTATTGAAACTGAAAGACGGCATTGGATTATTACCGAAAGTGACTGATATTACGGATAACCCGAAACAGCTTAAAATCCTCGAGATTGAAGCGCCTCAATTACCCAGAGTACTGGACGATAAGGAAGTAGTGATTGCCATTATCAATAACAATTTTGCTGCCCAGGCCGGTCTGGATGCCGATAAGGACGGAATTTTTAAAGAAGATAAAAACTCTCCTTATATGAACGTCGTGGTTGCAAGACAGGATAACAAAGACACTGAAAAAGTAAAAAACTTTTTAAAGGCGTACCAGTCTGATGAGGTCATGAAAAAGGCAGCAGAGATTTTTAAAGGAGGTGCAGTTAAAGGGTGGAATTAA
- a CDS encoding glycoside hydrolase family 3 C-terminal domain-containing protein has product MLKKTAIVSLFTLISASYMAQSNTTLPVYLDESKPVEQRVQDALSRMTTEEKVAMLHAQSKFSSPGVPRLGIPEFWTTDGPHGVRPEVMWDEWNQAGWTNDSIIAYPALTALSATWNKKMSWNYGKALGEEARYRKKDILLGPGVNIYRTPLNGRNFEYMGEDPYLTSKMVVPYIKGVQSNGVATSVKHFALNNQEMFRHTSNVKIDDRTLYEIYLPPFKAAVTEGDSWTIMGAYDMYKNQYASQNQYLLNDILKGEWKYKGVVVSDWGAVNNTEQAIHNGLDLEFGSWTNGLSAGTKNAYDNYYLAKPYLDLIKSGKVGTKELDDKVTRLLTLAYKTTMNRNKPFGNIASEEHKAVAKEIGEEGIVLLKNQGNVLPIDLNKAKKIAVIGENAIKIMTVGGGSSSLKVKYETLPLDGIKARFGKQSDVQYARGYVGDIGGEYNGVKSGQDLKDTRSPQELLNEAVELAKKSDYVIFVGGLNKADFQDSEGNDRKSYGLPYNQDHVISALAKANKNLAVVLVSGNAVAMPWIKEVPTVLQSWYLGSEAGNSIASVLAGDANPSGKLPFTFPVKLEDNSAHQLGEYPGQKDEFAAGKGKDQQNPINITYNEGIFVGYRWHDTKKIKPLFSFGHGLSYTTFAFGKAKADKTTISKDDTITFTVSVKNTGKIAGAEVAQLYISDVKSSVERPAKELKGFEKVYLNPGEEKQVTFTIDKTALSFFDAEKHDWVAEPGDFEAHIGNSSDAIKTKVKFTLK; this is encoded by the coding sequence ATGTTAAAGAAGACTGCCATTGTAAGTTTATTCACCCTTATTTCTGCTTCGTATATGGCTCAATCAAATACTACTTTACCCGTTTATTTAGATGAATCAAAACCTGTAGAACAACGTGTACAGGATGCTCTTTCAAGGATGACCACCGAAGAAAAAGTAGCGATGCTTCACGCTCAGTCGAAATTCAGTTCTCCAGGGGTGCCCAGATTGGGAATTCCTGAATTCTGGACCACCGACGGTCCTCATGGAGTACGGCCGGAAGTAATGTGGGATGAATGGAACCAGGCAGGATGGACGAATGACTCGATTATTGCCTATCCGGCTTTAACCGCTCTTTCGGCAACATGGAATAAAAAGATGTCTTGGAACTACGGAAAAGCTTTAGGAGAGGAAGCACGTTACCGCAAAAAGGATATCCTCCTGGGACCCGGAGTGAATATTTACCGAACACCGCTGAACGGAAGAAACTTCGAATATATGGGTGAAGATCCTTATCTGACCTCAAAAATGGTGGTTCCCTATATAAAAGGCGTACAATCCAACGGAGTGGCCACTTCAGTAAAGCATTTTGCACTGAATAACCAGGAAATGTTCCGCCATACCAGCAATGTAAAGATCGATGACAGAACGCTGTACGAAATTTATTTACCTCCTTTTAAAGCAGCGGTTACGGAAGGAGATTCCTGGACCATTATGGGTGCATACGACATGTATAAAAATCAGTATGCAAGCCAGAACCAATATCTGTTAAATGACATCCTGAAAGGAGAATGGAAATACAAAGGCGTTGTGGTATCCGACTGGGGAGCGGTCAACAATACCGAACAGGCAATCCATAACGGACTGGATCTTGAATTCGGAAGCTGGACCAACGGTCTTTCCGCAGGAACAAAAAATGCCTATGACAATTATTACCTGGCCAAGCCCTATCTTGATTTGATCAAATCCGGAAAAGTGGGAACCAAAGAACTTGATGATAAAGTAACAAGACTTCTCACCCTTGCCTACAAGACGACGATGAACCGAAACAAGCCTTTCGGAAATATCGCCTCTGAAGAGCATAAAGCAGTGGCCAAAGAGATCGGTGAAGAAGGAATCGTATTGCTGAAAAATCAGGGTAATGTACTTCCAATAGACCTTAATAAAGCGAAAAAAATTGCCGTTATCGGTGAAAATGCCATTAAGATCATGACGGTCGGCGGCGGATCTTCTTCCTTAAAAGTGAAGTATGAAACGCTTCCTTTAGACGGGATTAAGGCCAGATTCGGAAAACAGTCTGATGTACAATATGCCCGCGGATATGTAGGAGACATCGGCGGAGAATACAATGGTGTAAAATCGGGTCAGGATCTGAAAGATACGCGTTCACCCCAGGAATTACTAAACGAAGCGGTGGAACTGGCAAAAAAATCGGACTATGTTATTTTTGTAGGGGGATTAAACAAAGCGGATTTCCAGGATAGTGAAGGAAACGACAGAAAAAGCTACGGACTGCCCTATAATCAGGATCATGTGATTTCTGCATTGGCAAAAGCAAATAAAAACCTGGCGGTAGTACTGGTTTCCGGAAACGCTGTGGCGATGCCTTGGATCAAAGAAGTACCTACTGTTCTTCAATCGTGGTACCTGGGTTCTGAAGCAGGAAATTCAATTGCCTCCGTATTAGCGGGTGATGCCAATCCGTCCGGAAAATTACCATTTACATTTCCGGTGAAACTGGAGGATAATTCGGCCCATCAGCTGGGAGAATATCCGGGACAGAAAGATGAGTTTGCAGCAGGAAAAGGAAAAGATCAGCAAAACCCGATTAATATTACGTATAACGAGGGAATTTTCGTAGGCTACCGGTGGCACGATACAAAAAAGATCAAGCCGTTATTCAGTTTCGGGCATGGTCTGAGCTATACTACTTTTGCGTTTGGAAAAGCTAAAGCAGATAAAACTACTATTTCGAAGGACGATACCATTACGTTCACGGTTTCTGTTAAAAATACAGGAAAGATCGCCGGAGCGGAAGTTGCCCAGTTATATATTTCTGATGTAAAATCTTCTGTGGAAAGACCGGCGAAGGAACTGAAAGGTTTTGAAAAAGTATATCTGAATCCTGGAGAAGAAAAACAGGTGACTTTTACGATTGATAAAACAGCATTAAGCTTCTTCGATGCTGAGAAACACGACTGGGTGGCAGAGCCCGGGGATTTCGAAGCCCACATCGGAAATTCTTCTGATGCTATTAAAACGAAGGTGAAGTTTACTTTGAAGTAA